In a genomic window of Helianthus annuus cultivar XRQ/B chromosome 10, HanXRQr2.0-SUNRISE, whole genome shotgun sequence:
- the LOC110882164 gene encoding cold shock domain-containing protein 3-like — protein MEGSRIAEYVQRFHDLSRVVPYMVEPEFKRVERFIWGLAPQILSMVTTSKPPTITEAIDLSVALTEEAVRLGKFSISKEKKETPVEPSGDNKRKFANFKKGTRAKSNNNAKKGKENGKRDNCGKVGHCKETCWHGTGRGKGGQGCYKCGDVGQFRKDCPREIKQDRGRMSNTGAREAR, from the exons ATGGAAGGTTCAAGgatagctgagtatgtgcagagattccATGATTTGTCTCGTGTTGTCCCCTACATGGTAGAACCAGAGTTTAAGAGGGTCGAacgtttcatctggggattggcacctcagattctgaGCATGGTGACAACATCAAAGCCACCAACAATTACCGAAGCTATTGACTTAAGtgtggcgctcactgaagaagcggtTAGACTAGGAAAATTTTCAATCTCtaaagagaagaaggagactccTGTGGAGCCATCtggagataacaagagaaagttcGCAAACTTCAAGAAGGGTACTCGGGCGAAAAGCAACAACaatgccaaaaagggaaaaga AAATGGAAAGCGTGataactgtggcaaagtggggcaCTGCAAGGAGACGTGTTGGCATGGGACGGGACGTGGAAAAGGAGGTCAAGGGTGTTATAAATGCGGTGACGTGGGGCagtttaggaaagattgcccaagggagattaaacaAGATCGTGGAAGAATGTCCAACACCGGAGCTAGGGAAGCACGCTAG